TTCATGAGTTATTTACTATTGGCATGCTCTTATTTGCTACCTACCTATCCATGTCATATGTATTTTTTGATGTAGCGCAAGTAGATGGTAATATGTATTACTTGATCATAGAGAATCCTGATCTCAAATGAGAATTTACCAAGGATGTACAATATATGAGTGACTTATATTAAGAGTTTTTAGGATTTATATTTGGCATATATGATAGTTGGCATATATGATATATGATTTGTTTTTGTTGGGTAGAACAATAATTTTTAAAGttacaaataaaatatataaagttCACCAACAAGTATTCCAAGTTTCTTTTTTTAACGAACAACAGAATCAATCTCGAGCACTTTTCAGACACCTACTGGACAAATGGAGTATTACGAGAGTAATCCGAGTCCATCACCAATTCCAGAGAAAACCGGGTAACCACCCGCTCGTAGGCACGACAATGAATTACCGATAAAACctgtttggctcaaggatcgaacccaggtttccctAAATCTCCTATCATTACCCACCAGTGTTTCActctagggatgagcaaatcagacccggtaccggtaccgaatttaccggACCGGGTACTTTTTcggtaccaattcggtaccgacttttgacattttcggtaccggttcggtatcggtccggtacggtaccggttcggtaccgttATTTACcagtttttaccctcaaataccaaTACCGAACCGGATATATTcgataccggtacccacttttaaAGATTTTCGGTTCCGATTTTTTCGGTACCGGACACCGCCCTACACCAAATGAGTTAAACCCTTCATCTTTCAAGAAATCCTCCCCAGTTGATCTGGCATTCAAGTTCTTATTTAATAACCGTTTTTACAACCATGTTATTTGATTGATTAGTTTATATTTAGAAGATTCGAATATTTTTTGTAATTTGAAATTCTATATTCCGTATTGGCTAAGGGTGATGGGGGCGTCTTCGGGGACTTCAAGCGGGGAGGCATTTTGCCGATTAGGGGTACCGCCATTAAGGCGGGGGAGTGAATCGGGGAAGCAAATGGGGGTGGAGGCAccgaagagagggggaggagagagagaggagagagggagcTGCCATCCAATCAAtgattttctttttttctttttttttttaaaaaaaaaaaaccaattcacctaagaggggagtggcgccatcaaattggggtgttaggggagtttaagagaggagttgacgtggcacacggggattggtttggcgtaagagaggggactcacctattaggtgagcacccccttcaccctaataAGTAATAACGTAGGAAAATGATCTTgtcggtggtggtggttgtgtcCATGTGGAGATGGGGATCCGAGGCAAAGTCCCTTGTATTGCACACCATTTCTTTTCTACTTTACAACTCCTCGATACAATTATTCAAATACCATCATCATATTATACTTTGTATAACTATAATTCTATTcttttcaaaaatatatataattctaTTGTATTTAATTTAGActgaatttttttttctaataaacAACCTAAAATACACTCTTTATCTTTTTAATTAAAATACATTTTTATGTAACAAAACTTTATCCTcacatttaattaataaaataaatttacAAGTTATCATTTTATCTAATTGATTACTTTAGCAACACTTAAATCACTTTTCCGGTGAATCATTTTATTTACAAAGAATCAATTTCCATTAGATATTACAAAATGTCACCATCATTTCCAGCAAACGTAACATGCTCTATGGTTTGGATCTAGGAAAACGGCCGTGTTAAAGAATGGTCCCATTGAAGAAGTTGACCAGAGAAAATGATGTTATCGAAAACGATAACCAGGAAAAATGATCTAATCACAGAAGCTATAAGAGAAGATGGCACCATAAAATAAGATGACAAAAAACGTGCATTTTACTTGTTATTTACTAACCTATTGTTAACTCATCATATATAAAGATGAATTTGTATATAAGATGCATCCTATTGTTAACTCATCATATATAAAGGTGAATTTGTATATAAGATGCATACAATGACAAGTTAGGTAACACTCATTACATTTTGGTGCTATTTGACCTAAATGGTAATATAAAGTGTTAGATGGATGTTACATATGGAAAGGTCACCAAATAGTGAAATTCAGGCACcagaaatatatataaaaacatgtGAATTATGGATAAATATGTTcctaattttatttatataattaaccCATATACACCTTTTTAGAAAAATGTATATATACACATTCTTAAAATTTTATTCATAAAAATATAATCATGGTTAATTCTAGGCTTCAAGTGAGTGCTCGAGTTTATATCAATACAAATTACATGATTCTTTTTTTTTCCCAATACAAATTACATGATTCTTTTACTTAGCTAAAGATATTAACCATTAATATATCCATCATTAAAGTTGTCTAGGGAAATTGGACATGAGTAAAGACTTCACCGTCGGATCATTGACGGATTTTATTGACGGATCATTGATGGCCATGATACCTATAGTCTACAGATTACCAACAAAAATTTTCCGACGACTATGCCTCCTACTTATTTAACAATAGATCACCGAACTCCTTTACAAGATATAAAATCTTCTTCGTTTTGGGTATTTGCTTGATCTCTTGGTGATCAAGCTTATTATAAAACTAACAGAGACTTTGTTTGATCTGTTGGCGATCCTTGCATCGCTATATTGTCACACGCAAATTACCGACAAGTTATCAATGTCCTTTTTTACTTATTTTAGTATGCACCGCTATATTGTTACTATATTCAAACCCTAGTAGTCCATAAAAAACTACAAACACATTATCATAGAAGTATgcatataaaacacaacatgataatcaacacaAAACACATAATGTTAATTATTGaataatcagagccttaacatccaAAGCACAAAACAAAAACCCACAGATATGGTGTTTTAATAATCTTTATTatgttatttgtgagttttaagTGTATTTTATGGTTGATATTAtattgttttatgactttttacaccttttagaaattttgaactttgtagccaacttttagcctatatatatatatatatatatatatatatacacacgagTATAtcatttcatatttttatcattgaataaaaaaaatcaaaacaaacaccTTTCCCTTTTGTCAAAAAAAAGTTTTAGCTAACAGGTTTGCAACTTAATTACACTTGGCTTTTAAGCAAGAAATGGTTCTTACTCAAAATAATTTCATGCTTTGACCAAATATTTACACTTTAACATATTCTTGAATCCTAACATTTTAACATAATTTTAACTTTTCATATAAATTATTAGTTAAGGTCAAGACATATTTATGTACTTAgctattccaaaaaaaaaaaaaaaatgtatttaaTGTAGTTATTCTATTAAAACTGTTAATGCAgcaattatttattataaaaaatgtTTGAAGGAGgtaagttattattattatttattataaaaaatgtttgaagaaagtaactgattattattattattattattattattattattattattattattattattagtattattattagtattattagtattattattattattattattattattattattattattattattattattaagttgattattgttaatattattattataattaggTGAGCACACCGCTCCTTTCCCCTTTTTAATCAAACTCTCTCTCATACACACCACATTTTCTCTCATTCTCTCTATAGAGATAAACTCTCCATTCCCAGCCATGGCGCCTGAGAAGGTATTCATTTAATTATCATCATCAATTCATCCAAAAATATGAAGCCATTTTTATTATTTCTAATTAACATGTTCACcaatttatttcaattatttGTGTTATGTACTGGAAAAGGTGACCGAAATGATCCTGAATGTTGATCTCAAGTGCTCCGGTTGCTACAAGAAGGTGAAGAAAGTCATCTGCAAAATCCCCCGTGAGTTTCTAAATTTATTATTGTAATTCCCTTTTTTGTATAACTTTTTTAACATTACTCTAGTAGCAATTGAATTCCATTTTAATTTTTACAACAAAAGTAATGAATATTCTTCACGGAGAAATGCATCTCATGTCATCTGTTGAGGTTTAAACTCATAATGAATATTCAGAATATTCTTCAGAGTTTTGAATTCCTGTCTTCCAAAATTATGAAAAGAAAACTTGCATGTTGATTTtccatatataatatatatatataaaaccctTATATATTAGCAGAAAAGTATAGTTTTAGATAGCTACAATTGTTGTTTTAAGATTTTTTCACTCGGAATTGAAGGTTGATATtagatttaaaattttaaaataatgAATATAGAAGTACGATATTCTGGTCTATTGTGATAAATTAATGGATGGCTAATTCCTTTTATGATTGATGTTGACAAATGGTTCATACAAATTAATAATATTcagttttaaatatatatatgtatatatttgtttTTGTGACAATACAGAAATAAGAGACCAAATGTTTGATGTGGAAAAAAACAAGGTAAAGATCATTGTGGTATGTTGTAGCCCTGAGAAAATTCGTGACAAGCTTTGTTACAAGGGTGGAGGTGCCATCCAGAGTATAGAGATCATTGAAAAGCCACCTGGTCCACCTGCGGATAAGCCCAAGCCGCCTGCAGACAAGCCGAAGCCGCCTGCGGATAAGCCCAAGCCCCCTGGCGACAAGCCGCCTGCAGACAAGCCGAAGCCGCCTGCGGATAAGCCCAAGCCGCCTGCCGACAAGCCTGCCGACAAGCCCAAGCCTCCTGCTGACAAGCCCAAGCCGCCTGGAGACAAGCCCCCTGAGAAGAAGCCTGACGAGAAGCCTGCCGACAAGCCCAAGCCACCTGCTGACAAGCCTAAAGATGGCGAAAAACCTAAGGAAGGACCAAAGAAAGCGGATGCTGGTCCAGGCCCTGATGTTGCAAAGATGGTGTATGAGCCCGTACACGGCTATCCACAAATGTACCCACCATCGGCTTACCCGATGGTGGGATACGGGCAGTATTATGATCAAGGTTATGGTGGCGCTCCGTTTCAGCATGGCTATGGGATGCCAAtagcgccaccaccaccacccccgcCAAGTTATGGCGGGTTTGGATATGACAATGGATACAATGGATACAATGGGTACAATGGAAACAGGAATCATTATGGAGGTGAAGAGGATGGAGAAGGTTGCTCAATCATGTAACCTGGTGGTTGTAGGGTGGTCACTTTCATGGTGCAACAAATATTGTTAATGGTGATGATAAATAAGGGTATCATAAAATATTTTGCTTTGTTATATTAGAACATTGTTATATGAAAAGAAAAAATACATTGGAAAAGGGGGTTAATACATTTCACACAAGTCAAAAAGTATGATCTAAGAAAGGAGAAGCTTTATTAAATGTTTGTTTTTATTTGGCAACTATAGGCTGTCATCTCCCATGTTCCTTgcttttttttcaaaagtttcatttttataTCATACACAAATAAGTATAAAATTGCAAAATTTATTGATATCTTTTGATGATTATTATGAATGTTCCTATTCTATTTGATGATTGTAGTCACGTTTCAATAAGCATATATTAATTTTCTtctatctatttatttatttttataatttttaagaaACTCTTAGTCGGCCGGTGATGTTCAATAGATCAATGATGAATATTTAGAAattaatatataacttttttctTATTGTTGGTTAACATGTTTGTTCTTATTGCGATTAGTCAATGACTACGAATTACTGTCGAAgacaattttattttctttcagaaagTGACTAAATTTTTATATGCGCAATTAGTAACGTGTcgtttaataattaaaaatattctAAAAACGGAAAACATAATGTTAGCAACTTAACTAGTTTAATCAGTAACAATTACAAGtaatcaaattaaaattaaaaataataaaactaattgCAATATATTAAATCGTATCCATCAGTCTTATCATATTTATAAATTCAAGTGTTGATTTAAAAAGTCCGATTTATTCTATTCAAAAGTCCGATTTCTTGAAAGTCCAAGTAATAATGAGGAGACAATTTTGAAGGAAGAGCGGCCATTGTGATTACGTTTTCGGCATGTGGGGTGCATAGTTCATAAGCCGACCGTTCACATACATAGGAGAGGTTGCAagaaaaacaaataattattaaaagaaaaaaagtGTATGGATACTCGACGTGCTTTACTCAGATTTTACCTATAGTCTCTACAATTTTTAAATTACATCTATAGTTCCCAAGTTTTGTAAattcgttctcggatagtccctaaagcGGATGAATGTTAGTTTTTGATGTTAAATGGGTGTGAAATGACTAAAACACACTTactgttaaaaataaaaattaaaaactaaagaATTAAGTTAAACTTTAAGTAGGGCCCACCTAAactataaaaaaattaattaaaaaaacttaaTGGGCCCACAATCCTCATCTTTATTACCCCaataccaccaccatcaaccaccgATCCCTACATCCTCCTCCTCACATCAACCATCACCATTTCTCCACCCTCATCGGTGGATCTTGCTGATTTTGTTGATTTGCCTAGGGTTGAGGCAGAAGTTTGCAGAGATTTGAACTCAtccaaaaaataaacaaaatgaaCCAATCATATTCAACCTCCCACCCTCCTCAACCACAACCATCTTCatccaccaccgccatcatcacccTCCATCCTTCACAAACTTGCCATAATCCCCATTATAATCCAAATCCATCTTTTAAAAATCAATTTCTAATCTTAATAAATGAAAACCCATATCTGCTcttctatctatctatctatctctctctctctctttcaatatatgtatatatatatagggttaggatataatagaaagtttatttggctaagaaggctatgaagtaatcttgatcatccatttatttaatcaagggctaagattaataAGGGAAATTGAAGAGAAGAAAAGACTCGCGTGAGTTTGTTTATGGGCtttctagtcaatccaaggcaatagtttctctctcctctaattcccccccccccaatttttaaatgttaataactctttcatacgacattattttttataaaaattgcaccaaaaacgGGCGTTTTTTAATCtctaaaacgagtatactattgctatattttcgaaaaattttttctaaaacccagttgcgtaaaacgcaatggaaaaaatccagttgcgtaaaacgcaatggaaaaaaaaactaaaaaatgacatttttctaaaacgcaatgcacaaagaaatgtcttatttgtaaaacgcaatggccagaaaacccaaagaaatgtcttatttctaaaacgcaatagcataaaaacacaaaagaaagtgtactttctaaaacggaatggactgaaaacacataaaatgtgttttacctaaaacgcaatgcaccaaaaacacaaaaaaatgtcttatttctaaaacacaatggccagaaaacactaaaaatgtctgttttctaaaacgcaatggactaaaaacacataaaaatgtgttatttctaaaacgaaatgcaccaaaaacacaaaaaaatgtcatatttataaaacgcaatggccagaaaacacttaaaaatgtctccattctaaaacgcaattgcctaaaaaaACAGAAGAAAATGTTCtctctaaaacacaatggactgaaaacacctaaaaatgtgttttagctaaaccgcaatgactaaaaacacttcaaaaatgtgtttttctaaaatgcaatagccaaaaaacacataaaaatgtcttagttctaaaacgcaatggcctaaaaacaccaaacaaagtgttctctctctaaaacgcattgaaccagtACAATAGTTTTGTCTGTGAATTCTCTAAAACGcagctcgaccccagccaggggctctgccccttggaccccgccaggggctgccgccccttggaccctgctaccaggggcgctgcccccggacccccgccaagatcgtaaaacgcaatgactaaataaaaaaacccagatcgtaaaaataaaattaaagatattcttacatggatcgaagctgatttcttcaacgattgacgaaagttgaatgattgaaacacttatcagcgattgaatcgaacggatcgagtgattatcttcaaaatcaccggaaaaacgagattttgtatgaaattaaactgggttttttTCAAAAAAGCTGAAggacacgttgatcgggtgtttgaatcattgattggtgacgaaaatcgcactataatgtagtgattattgagatagaaagtgaagaaatggttgaagatggtgggttttaaaaatggtgggttttgaagttactggggagaagaagaaaggataaaattgactaaaatatccttcctctttattttaaattttgccacatgtcctaatcctattgcttcctatccttcctagccaaaataaacttcctatttgatcctcaccctatatatatatatatatatatatatatatatatatatatgagtaaaGTACAGTTTCAATCCCTGAGGTTTACACCCGCTCTCAGGCTCAGTCcctatttcaaaaaaaaatcaacacTCTAGTCCCTGACGTATTCAATTGTTCACAATTAAAACCCTGGCACTAACTTACATCAGTTGACCGTTAGTTTACTAAATGGCATGAAGGGCAGTTTGATCATTTCACCAAAAACTAACCCTTTTCCCACCAGTAACCCTTTAGCTTCTCAAAGAAGCACATAATCACTCCCTCTCACCTCCAAAACCCTCTGCTGAAAGGCGATTTTCCAGTGAAGCCCACAGACACCTCTGATCAACTCAGATCTTTCAAATCATGAGGCAATACGCGATAATCTTGATGAAAATCCATGTTGTTGTACGACATTGTGTAAATTTTACTTAAATTCTTTGATTTATTTATGCGTGCCATTTATATAAATTCTTTGACAATCCACGCGTTTTGGTGGCTAAACGCACAATCTGGATCCAATATCGGGTTCTGTTGAGGGCTAGAAGGGGGTTCGGGATTGAGTTCTATTTTAGCCGGCGAGAATGAAGATGGCGGTGTGCTTGGTTTGTTGTACATATTATCTAACTAGTAGGATAACTGTAACACTTTAAAGggttgattttggactgatcctGATCAGTTTTGGGTTTTTGAAGTTTATGATCAGGATTAACTCTTTTGTGATGTTCATTAGGATGATAATTAAACTGTTCTTGATGCTTATTATACTATGTTTTACTTATTAAGTGGATAGTAATGGTAGTCTTTAATGGTTAAATCAAAGTGTTAATGACGATTTTTCTACTATGTTTCAAGTTATTAAACAAGGTGTGGCTAATAAAGTGGATGATAATGATTAATGACTTTGATAACATTAACTATGTTTGGTTGTCAAACAGGATTCTAAAGTTGGGTTAGAATCAGGATCATGTCAGTATTGTTGTGGATTAGGCTGATGTCAATAGCATATTAGGATCACAGCTGCACTACTGCACATTAAGGATCAATTCACAGTTGCACTGCTGCACATTAAGGTTCAATTCACAGCTGCACTGTTGCACATTAAGTTGATGGTATTGTTTGTTTGAGATGTTTGATTGATGTGCTTAGATGTTTACGACACATAAGGCTTTGGCAGGTTTATAGGATAATTTAAATTGATGGTATTATTTGTTTGATAAGGGTGTAAGGAGCATATGACTAATGCATATTACATTAAGTTGAATAGCTAATGCACATTAAGTATTGAATGCACATAAGCCTTTGAAAATGGAATGCACAATTGAACTTGCTTATAAGTTGAACAGGCTAATAGATTattttagggttattggattttatcacccccaactatcggcctttggccgttgccacccccaactaacactttgacacccgaCACCCCCAACTTGACTTTTAGTTTGTGCTGGCACTCAGTTAAATCTTTACTAACTGAGTTTGTTTCTTATCCTACGTGGCACAGCCAAGCTTATGTGGACAGAATGGACAGAATGACATGGCGAATACGTGGcactatatgtatatataaacaaTTGCAAACACAATTTCTCCCATTTCCCCTTCAAAAAGCTCCGAAAACAGTGGCAAATCTCGTGGAAACATACACCTGCACCCCCTCAACCGAACGCGGCAGATGAATACTCATCTCCGGCGACCCAAAAACCAACGCATTTCTCTACTGTACCGGCCGATCGGTGATTATTCGCTATCTTGATCGACCATTGGAGGCTCAGGTGTATTCCGAACATGCGTATCAGACCACTGTGGCCAGGTTTTCGCCTAATGGGGAGTGGATCGCTTCCCCTGATGTGTCTAGGATGATGAGGATCTGGGGGACGCATAATGGGTTTGTGTTGAAGAATGAGTTTCGGGTGTTGTCTGGTCGGATTGATGATCTTCAGTGGTCTGCTGATGGGATGAGGATCGTGGCTTCTTGTGATGGAAAAGGGAAGTCGTTTGTTCGTGTTTTCATGTGGGTTTGGTTTCTTGCTCACCATGTGTTTGATGAAATACGTCAATGACGTTTTCTGATATGAATAAGAAGGAGAGTAAAGAGGCTGTGAAGAAGATGAAAGGGGTTGATTTTTTGAGGGTATTGATGAGATTTGGGTTTGGGTTAGGGTTAGGGTGGTGGAGATTAAGGATTCAGAAGCGCCGATGAGGAATAAGCCGGTGCCGCCGATGATGTATGTAAGGAGTCCAGCCATTGTTACAGTTTACAGATCATTGTTGTTGAGATGGAGAAATCGAGGTAAGATTTGGGGGTTGATGAAGGAGGTTGTGTGGAGTTTTCAAAGTCAAAGTCTCTTGTGTTATAAACGAAGGAAATGAAGTTGCTTGCCACGTATTCGCCACATAATACTGTCCATCTCAAAAGTCTGTGCCACGTAGGATAAGAAACAAACTCAGTTAGTAAAGATTTAACTGAGTGGTGCCAGCACAAACTAAAAGTCAAGTTGGGGGTGCCGGACGTCAAAGTGTTAGTTAGgggtggcaacggccaaaggccgatagttgggggtgataaaatccaataacccattaTTTTATGCATAGCAGGATTTGTCAATCACTTGACCAGATTAGCTGCATTCCAATTCAAAATGGAGGGAAATTAGGCTGCATTCCAGTTCTGGTAAATCCCGTAGTGCAAAACATAGTCTATCACTTGAACCCAACCCAACATGAGCTGTTTGGTAAATCCAGCTGCATTACTTGAATAGGAAGCATACGTGAACTGTTTGACCAAGTGAGTGTCAAACCCAACCCAACTCCAAAAAGTCAAACCCAGTTCAACTTATAAATTGCATTCCAATTCTGGTTACCTGTGTCGATCTCTTGTTGTTATTGTGTTAGTACCTCAATATTGTTGTTTAATTTTCTGGTTACATGTGGTTTGTTACTAGATTAg
This is a stretch of genomic DNA from Helianthus annuus cultivar XRQ/B chromosome 16, HanXRQr2.0-SUNRISE, whole genome shotgun sequence. It encodes these proteins:
- the LOC110918570 gene encoding repetitive proline-rich cell wall protein 2, translated to MAPEKVTEMILNVDLKCSGCYKKVKKVICKIPQIRDQMFDVEKNKVKIIVVCCSPEKIRDKLCYKGGGAIQSIEIIEKPPGPPADKPKPPADKPKPPADKPKPPGDKPPADKPKPPADKPKPPADKPADKPKPPADKPKPPGDKPPEKKPDEKPADKPKPPADKPKDGEKPKEGPKKADAGPGPDVAKMVYEPVHGYPQMYPPSAYPMVGYGQYYDQGYGGAPFQHGYGMPIAPPPPPPPSYGGFGYDNGYNGYNGYNGNRNHYGGEEDGEGCSIM